The following coding sequences lie in one Pseudoxanthomonas sp. SE1 genomic window:
- a CDS encoding transglycosylase SLT domain-containing protein, with protein sequence MIRIPPVIVLAALAGLCIAPISRAQSLDTQRPVVRDALAAAEAGRLDGAASSALSRHPLSGWVEFASLRRQIDTVSTQQAQAFLKRHEGQAVAEQFRSLWLAALARRQEWPTFLAAWKPTENLALQCAHLQARQATGRTDAAWTQQAQAIWRKGAKSLPDGCDPVFNLLASQGGLAPALRWERIEAAAAERQTGVMRSAARGLPAEDAALAADYAAFIDAIHPRALNWPKTERSRRMAAHGLARLAQNDPDTAERLLPQYADALGMGESERGQVLYQIALWTVASYGPDSARRLGNVPESAYDERLHEWRVRDALSRGDWPAALAALKKMPPAQRADSRWRYFEARMSEKTGDRASAQRLFRETAASPTFHGFLAADRLEQPYALCAWIPNDPATAKQIVARDPAIVRAMELWQLERPGWATAEWNEALSRFDDTQRRIAVEVARDNGWFDRAVFSLGRQPDEQRLYALRFPLHHDETIKREATRHSIDPAWVAAEIRAESIFNPKARSGANAMGLMQVLPGTGAGVAKRWGIPYAGAASLYDSDTNIAIGTAYLREMEDKYGVPYIAIAAYNAGPTPTARWQSQRPGFDPDIWIETISYKETREYVARVLAFSVIYDWRLNGTALPVTDRMMGRVQAKRKAFTCPTAQMPKS encoded by the coding sequence ATGATTCGCATCCCCCCTGTCATCGTACTCGCTGCCCTCGCGGGCCTGTGCATCGCGCCGATATCGCGCGCGCAATCGCTCGACACCCAACGTCCTGTCGTCCGCGACGCGCTCGCTGCAGCGGAAGCCGGTCGCCTCGATGGTGCTGCGTCGTCCGCCCTCTCCCGTCATCCGTTGTCTGGCTGGGTCGAATTCGCCTCGCTGCGCCGCCAGATCGACACGGTGTCGACTCAGCAGGCGCAGGCCTTCCTGAAACGCCATGAAGGCCAGGCCGTGGCCGAACAATTCCGTTCCCTGTGGCTGGCGGCATTGGCGCGGCGCCAGGAGTGGCCCACGTTTCTCGCCGCGTGGAAGCCCACCGAGAACCTCGCCCTGCAATGCGCACACCTGCAGGCACGCCAAGCCACCGGCCGCACCGATGCCGCGTGGACGCAGCAGGCACAGGCGATCTGGCGCAAGGGCGCGAAGTCGCTGCCCGATGGCTGCGATCCGGTCTTCAATCTGCTCGCGAGCCAGGGCGGACTTGCCCCCGCGCTGCGCTGGGAACGCATCGAGGCGGCCGCCGCGGAACGCCAGACCGGCGTGATGCGCTCGGCTGCCCGCGGACTTCCCGCGGAGGACGCCGCGCTGGCCGCCGACTACGCCGCCTTCATCGACGCCATCCATCCGCGCGCGTTGAACTGGCCGAAGACCGAGCGCAGCCGGCGGATGGCCGCGCATGGACTGGCCAGGCTGGCCCAGAACGATCCCGACACCGCCGAGCGTCTGTTGCCGCAATACGCCGATGCGTTGGGGATGGGCGAATCCGAGCGCGGACAGGTGCTGTACCAGATTGCGCTGTGGACGGTCGCCTCGTATGGGCCGGATTCCGCGCGCCGGCTGGGCAACGTGCCCGAGTCCGCCTACGACGAACGCCTGCACGAATGGCGCGTGCGCGACGCCCTGTCGCGCGGTGACTGGCCGGCCGCGCTGGCGGCGTTGAAGAAGATGCCGCCTGCACAGCGCGCGGATTCGCGCTGGCGTTATTTCGAAGCGCGCATGTCCGAGAAGACCGGCGACCGCGCCAGCGCGCAACGCCTGTTCCGGGAGACCGCCGCCAGCCCCACGTTCCATGGCTTCCTGGCGGCCGACCGCCTGGAGCAGCCCTACGCGCTGTGCGCCTGGATCCCGAATGATCCCGCCACCGCAAAGCAGATCGTCGCGCGCGATCCGGCCATCGTCCGCGCGATGGAGCTGTGGCAACTGGAACGTCCCGGTTGGGCGACTGCCGAATGGAACGAGGCGCTGTCGCGCTTCGACGATACCCAGCGCCGTATCGCGGTAGAGGTGGCGCGCGACAACGGCTGGTTCGACCGCGCCGTGTTCTCGCTCGGCAGGCAGCCGGACGAGCAGCGCCTGTATGCGCTCCGCTTCCCGTTGCACCACGACGAGACCATCAAGCGCGAAGCAACCAGGCACAGCATCGATCCGGCCTGGGTCGCGGCCGAGATCCGCGCCGAGAGCATCTTCAACCCGAAGGCGCGCTCCGGCGCCAACGCCATGGGGCTGATGCAGGTGCTCCCCGGCACGGGCGCCGGCGTTGCCAAGCGATGGGGCATCCCGTATGCGGGCGCGGCGAGCCTGTACGACTCGGACACCAACATCGCCATCGGCACCGCCTACCTGCGCGAGATGGAGGACAAGTACGGCGTGCCCTACATCGCCATCGCCGCCTACAACGCCGGTCCGACACCGACCGCACGCTGGCAGTCGCAGCGGCCGGGCTTCGATCCCGACATCTGGATCGAGACCATCAGCTACAAGGAAACCCGTGAGTACGTGGCGCGCGTGCTCGCCTTCAGCGTGATCTACGACTGGCGACTCAACGGCACCGCCCTGCCGGTGACCGACCGGATGATGGGACGCGTACAGGCCAAGCGCAAAGCCTTCACTTGCCCGACGGCGCAGATGCCGAAGAGCTGA
- a CDS encoding sulfite exporter TauE/SafE family protein codes for MWIFPVLGVLAGILAGLLGIGGGLVLVAALAWILPMHGIPKEAAMHAALASSLASIVLTATSSAYAHHRRSSVLWPTVAWMVPGLLLGGWAGSGLAVYLDDDVLRWIVAGYCFIAGAQMLTGGNAHPEGRGVPAPRGAGMSAAGTVIGAVSAVVGIGGGSMTVPLLVWRGVQPVRAVGTSSACGVAIGLASAAGYALHAPPGALPAHAVGYIYLPAAIGVAVASVLAAPYGTRLAHRIGGKALKRVFAVFMVVMGMAIIASG; via the coding sequence GTGTGGATTTTCCCTGTGCTGGGCGTGCTGGCCGGCATCCTGGCGGGGCTGCTCGGCATCGGGGGTGGCCTGGTGCTGGTGGCCGCACTCGCGTGGATATTGCCGATGCACGGCATTCCGAAAGAAGCCGCGATGCACGCGGCGCTCGCCAGTTCATTGGCAAGCATCGTGCTGACGGCCACGTCGTCCGCATACGCGCACCATCGCCGCAGCAGTGTGTTGTGGCCCACGGTGGCGTGGATGGTGCCGGGCCTGCTGCTGGGCGGTTGGGCCGGCAGCGGCCTGGCGGTGTACCTGGATGACGACGTGCTGCGCTGGATCGTGGCCGGCTATTGCTTCATCGCAGGTGCGCAGATGCTGACCGGCGGCAATGCACACCCCGAAGGGCGTGGCGTGCCCGCCCCGCGTGGCGCCGGCATGAGCGCGGCGGGCACGGTGATCGGTGCGGTATCGGCGGTGGTCGGCATCGGGGGCGGCAGCATGACGGTGCCGCTGCTGGTGTGGCGCGGCGTGCAGCCGGTGCGCGCGGTCGGCACGTCCAGTGCCTGCGGCGTGGCCATCGGTCTGGCAAGTGCAGCGGGTTATGCGCTGCATGCGCCGCCGGGCGCGTTGCCGGCGCATGCGGTGGGTTACATCTATCTGCCAGCCGCGATCGGGGTGGCTGTCGCCTCCGTCCTGGCCGCACCCTACGGCACGCGACTGGCGCATCGCATCGGCGGCAAAGCATTGAAGCGGGTGTTCGCCGTCTTCATGGTGGTGATGGGCATGGCGATCATCGCCAGTGGCTGA
- a CDS encoding TonB-dependent receptor has translation MNARRHKLASAIQLAVLLALPATVLAQEATTLDTVTVTGSRIKRAEMEGRVPVQTLSREDIERSGLTSIGDILQELTGSGSALNTKFNSSGNFGFSPNGDGVGAGSAQVDLRNLGPKRVLVLVDGMRWVNESSASGVSAAVDLNTIPLALVERIEVLEDGASSLYGSDAIAGVVNIITRRNFDGGQVTLNYGQYDKGDGEITGADFAWGFDTERSNLFLSLSYTEQKEVSSADRYISSIPIQGGSSRILGGRYAFTDPNGNEYDLSVKPGQTNPVYTPNLPDCASGVARTDGFQCFDFGRDAFNYAPYNLLITPSKRMGVFGQYRFSITEQLNFYAKALYNRRESTNQAAPEPIDLGPGAGTSYTADLVIPANHPYNPFGFDLVGGPGGNIGTIRRRPLEGGPRIFEQEVDTQYIAAGLEGSFGGERQFFWDVNAAFSKNEADQTNHGSYNARNIATALGDPAVCAATNGCTPLDIFGFDTITPAMLAYISPLFRDRSEQKLTQVTANLSGALFPAWAGDVEFAAGVEYRKYEGSYNPDPQTVAGEYNGVPSLPTSGEYDVNEAYVELNVPLYAQQDGAGKLDLSLAGRYSDYSTFGGEFTPKYGLRWQVAEDLVLRATYAEGFRAPSIGELYGSQSRFDALLVDPCLVPPSAPAGSVAPVACPGVPVGARQNDPQIPVLTGGNPDLQPETARSFSAGLVFSPSFAEDVAWSDKLDFEVTYYRHNLEGAIQAIDAQTQLDLCATTQDPQYCTGINRLASGEIDTFANFLINLGSIKTDGWDADVFWTLPESSIGRFKLSWQNTIVTRYEARGAGGQLQPQAPGIVVNDTAIPEWTSTATLDWKLGNWNAAWSIRHLSEMEEACLAADPSAFCDTPTRNTLAATTYHDLQLGYEFEWFKGLQLTGGVNNVFDEDPPVCTSCSLNGYEASTYDIPGGRFFYVRANLRF, from the coding sequence ATGAACGCACGCCGCCACAAACTGGCTTCGGCCATACAACTCGCAGTGCTTCTCGCGTTGCCCGCCACCGTCCTGGCCCAGGAGGCCACCACGCTGGACACGGTCACCGTGACCGGCAGCCGCATCAAGCGCGCCGAGATGGAGGGCCGCGTACCGGTGCAGACGCTGTCGCGCGAAGACATCGAGCGTTCCGGCCTGACCTCCATCGGCGACATCCTGCAGGAACTCACCGGTTCCGGTTCGGCCCTCAACACCAAGTTCAACTCCTCCGGCAACTTCGGCTTCTCGCCCAATGGCGATGGTGTGGGCGCCGGCTCGGCACAGGTGGACCTGCGCAACCTGGGCCCGAAGCGCGTGCTGGTGCTGGTGGACGGGATGCGCTGGGTCAACGAGTCGTCGGCTTCCGGTGTTTCCGCGGCGGTCGATCTCAACACCATTCCGCTGGCGCTGGTGGAGCGCATCGAAGTGCTCGAAGACGGCGCGTCGTCGCTGTACGGTTCCGATGCCATCGCCGGTGTGGTCAACATCATCACCCGGCGAAACTTCGATGGCGGGCAGGTCACGCTCAACTACGGCCAGTACGACAAGGGTGACGGCGAGATCACCGGTGCCGATTTTGCGTGGGGCTTCGACACCGAGCGCAGCAACCTGTTCCTGAGCCTGAGCTACACCGAGCAGAAGGAGGTCAGCTCGGCGGACCGCTACATCTCTTCCATTCCGATCCAGGGCGGCAGCTCGCGCATCCTCGGCGGCCGCTACGCCTTCACGGATCCGAACGGCAACGAGTACGACCTGTCGGTGAAGCCCGGACAGACCAACCCTGTCTATACGCCCAACCTGCCGGACTGCGCTTCGGGTGTTGCGCGCACGGACGGGTTCCAGTGCTTCGACTTCGGACGCGATGCCTTCAACTATGCGCCGTACAACCTGCTCATCACGCCGTCCAAGCGCATGGGCGTGTTCGGTCAGTACCGCTTCTCGATCACCGAGCAGCTGAATTTCTATGCGAAAGCGCTGTACAACCGTCGCGAATCCACCAACCAGGCGGCACCGGAGCCGATCGACCTCGGGCCCGGCGCGGGCACCAGCTACACGGCCGACCTGGTCATACCGGCCAACCATCCCTACAACCCGTTCGGCTTCGATCTGGTGGGTGGGCCCGGCGGCAACATCGGCACCATCCGCCGTCGCCCCCTGGAAGGCGGTCCCCGCATTTTCGAGCAGGAGGTCGATACGCAGTACATCGCGGCCGGGCTCGAAGGTTCCTTCGGCGGCGAGCGCCAGTTCTTCTGGGACGTCAACGCGGCCTTCAGCAAGAACGAAGCGGACCAGACCAATCACGGCAGCTACAACGCGCGCAACATCGCCACGGCCCTGGGCGATCCCGCGGTCTGCGCGGCCACGAATGGGTGTACCCCGCTGGATATCTTCGGCTTCGACACCATCACGCCCGCGATGCTCGCCTACATCAGCCCCTTGTTCCGCGATCGCAGCGAGCAGAAGCTGACCCAGGTCACCGCCAATCTGAGCGGCGCGCTGTTCCCGGCATGGGCGGGTGATGTGGAGTTCGCGGCGGGCGTCGAGTACCGCAAGTACGAAGGCAGCTACAACCCGGATCCGCAGACGGTGGCCGGCGAGTACAACGGCGTGCCGTCGCTGCCGACATCCGGCGAGTACGACGTCAATGAAGCGTACGTGGAATTGAACGTGCCGCTGTACGCGCAACAGGATGGCGCGGGCAAGCTCGACCTGAGCCTGGCTGGCCGCTATTCGGACTACTCGACCTTCGGCGGCGAGTTCACGCCGAAGTACGGCCTGCGCTGGCAGGTGGCCGAGGACCTGGTGCTGCGCGCGACGTATGCGGAAGGGTTCCGCGCGCCGTCGATCGGTGAGCTGTACGGCTCGCAGAGCCGCTTCGATGCCCTGCTGGTAGATCCTTGCCTGGTACCGCCCAGCGCACCGGCCGGCTCCGTCGCGCCGGTCGCATGCCCGGGCGTGCCGGTGGGCGCACGGCAGAATGATCCGCAGATCCCGGTGCTGACCGGCGGCAACCCGGACCTGCAGCCTGAAACCGCGCGCAGCTTCAGTGCCGGACTGGTGTTCAGTCCTTCGTTCGCGGAAGACGTGGCATGGTCGGACAAGCTGGACTTCGAGGTGACGTACTACCGGCACAACCTGGAAGGCGCCATCCAGGCCATCGACGCGCAGACGCAGCTGGATCTGTGTGCGACCACGCAGGATCCGCAGTACTGCACCGGCATCAACCGACTGGCATCGGGCGAGATCGATACCTTCGCCAACTTCCTGATCAATCTCGGCTCGATCAAGACGGATGGCTGGGATGCGGACGTGTTCTGGACGTTGCCGGAGAGCTCGATCGGCCGCTTCAAGCTGAGCTGGCAGAACACCATCGTGACCCGTTACGAAGCCCGCGGTGCGGGTGGCCAGTTGCAGCCACAGGCCCCGGGCATCGTGGTCAACGACACCGCGATCCCCGAGTGGACGTCGACCGCGACGCTGGACTGGAAGCTGGGCAACTGGAATGCCGCGTGGAGCATCCGCCACCTGTCCGAGATGGAGGAAGCCTGCCTGGCCGCGGATCCGTCCGCGTTCTGCGACACGCCGACCCGCAACACGCTGGCCGCCACGACCTACCACGACCTGCAACTGGGCTATGAGTTCGAATGGTTCAAGGGCCTGCAGCTGACCGGCGGTGTCAACAACGTGTTCGACGAGGACCCGCCGGTGTGCACGTCGTGCTCGCTCAACGGCTATGAAGCTTCGACCTACGATATCCCGGGCGGACGTTTCTTCTACGTGCGGGCCAATCTGCGGTTCTGA
- a CDS encoding endonuclease/exonuclease/phosphatase family protein, with amino-acid sequence MIDAPATRRLRLLSANIQAGSSTRRYSDYVTRSWSHALPAGNKRGSLDLIAQLAGEHDIVGLQEADPGSLRSGFTNQTHYLAERAGFDYWTHQPNRNVARVAGSANGLLSKLEPVEVTDHSLPGRISGRGVLMARFGEGGEGLTVAVAHLSLGANSRRSQLAFIGELLSDHPHAVLMGDFNCVPDTPEMELLYKRTRLRPPAFCVPTFPSWRPQRAIDHILVSEGLRTDNARAMPAANSDHLALAMDIDVPDIALR; translated from the coding sequence ATGATCGACGCTCCGGCCACGCGGCGGCTGCGGCTGCTCAGCGCCAACATCCAGGCCGGCTCCAGCACCCGCCGCTACAGCGACTATGTGACCCGCAGCTGGTCGCATGCGCTGCCGGCGGGCAACAAGCGCGGCAGCCTGGACCTGATCGCGCAGCTGGCCGGAGAGCACGATATCGTCGGCCTGCAGGAGGCCGATCCCGGCAGCCTGCGCTCGGGCTTCACCAACCAGACGCATTACCTGGCCGAGCGCGCCGGCTTCGACTACTGGACGCACCAGCCCAACCGCAATGTCGCGCGGGTCGCCGGCAGCGCCAACGGCCTGCTCAGCAAACTTGAACCGGTGGAAGTCACCGACCACAGCCTGCCCGGCCGCATCAGCGGCCGCGGCGTGCTGATGGCGCGCTTCGGCGAAGGTGGCGAAGGGCTCACGGTTGCCGTCGCGCACCTGTCGCTGGGTGCCAACTCGCGTCGCTCGCAATTGGCCTTCATCGGCGAACTGCTGTCGGACCATCCGCATGCGGTGCTGATGGGCGACTTCAACTGCGTGCCCGATACGCCGGAAATGGAACTGCTCTACAAGCGCACCCGCCTGCGCCCACCGGCATTCTGCGTGCCCACGTTCCCCAGTTGGCGCCCGCAGCGTGCCATCGACCACATCCTGGTCAGCGAAGGCCTGCGCACCGACAACGCCCGCGCCATGCCCGCAGCGAATTCTGACCATCTAGCCTTGGCGATGGACATCGACGTGCCGGACATCGCGTTGCGCTGA
- a CDS encoding thiol:disulfide interchange protein DsbA/DsbL — MKSRHVLMLSLLLPVLAACGPKPATDTTPAAEAPAAPATTTDATTAPAADAPATPADAATAAPADGADSTATANTNPVLPPQGPAPIAGTDYVEIPNGQPYAPLNGQVEVVEVFGYVCPGCARFAPEVSAWKKKQPADVRVSYVPVVFRDTWAPYGKAFYAAQAKGLVDRTHDAVFAAIHLQRALPGEGQPPADPAQIAQWYAKYGVDAKEFVSLMNSFGTNSQIARGMQFAKNAGVESTPTIIVNGKYRVTGGQTYADVLRIADHLVAMERARR, encoded by the coding sequence ATGAAGTCCCGTCACGTCCTGATGCTGTCCCTGCTGCTGCCCGTGCTGGCAGCCTGTGGTCCGAAGCCGGCCACCGACACCACGCCGGCCGCCGAGGCGCCTGCCGCACCGGCGACCACGACCGATGCCACCACCGCGCCTGCGGCGGACGCACCGGCAACGCCCGCCGATGCCGCGACCGCAGCGCCTGCCGACGGTGCCGACAGCACGGCGACCGCCAACACCAACCCCGTCCTGCCGCCACAGGGCCCCGCACCGATCGCCGGCACGGACTACGTCGAGATCCCCAATGGCCAGCCGTATGCGCCGCTCAACGGCCAGGTCGAGGTCGTCGAGGTGTTCGGCTACGTCTGCCCGGGCTGCGCGCGCTTCGCGCCCGAAGTCTCGGCGTGGAAGAAGAAGCAACCGGCGGACGTGCGCGTGAGCTACGTGCCGGTGGTGTTCCGCGACACTTGGGCGCCCTACGGCAAGGCGTTCTATGCGGCGCAGGCGAAGGGCCTGGTCGACAGGACCCACGATGCCGTCTTCGCCGCCATCCACCTGCAGCGCGCGCTGCCGGGTGAAGGCCAGCCGCCGGCAGATCCCGCGCAGATCGCGCAGTGGTACGCCAAGTACGGCGTAGATGCCAAGGAATTCGTGTCGCTGATGAACAGCTTCGGCACCAACTCGCAGATCGCCCGCGGTATGCAGTTCGCCAAGAACGCCGGCGTGGAAAGCACCCCCACCATCATCGTCAACGGCAAGTACCGCGTCACCGGCGGCCAGACCTACGCCGACGTACTGCGCATCGCCGACCACCTGGTCGCGATGGAACGCGCACGCCGCTGA
- a CDS encoding thiol:disulfide interchange protein DsbA/DsbL — MVSRLLPVLITLLALLPAATLAAPPASAPLIEGQDYEVIPDGKPFAPAKGKIEVVEVFGYTCIHCAHLEPTLAAWKKKLPRDVQLTPVPAAFGGYWIPYARAFYAAQQLGVQERTHQAVFDALHKTGNLPIQNASAEEIAGFYASQGVDRAKFIAALRGPVVDQQLAKARDWVAAAGVEGTPTIIVNGKYRVTGGGNYSDRLKIADRLVARERGRK, encoded by the coding sequence ATGGTCTCGCGTCTGCTGCCCGTGCTGATCACCCTGCTTGCCCTGCTGCCTGCCGCCACCCTTGCCGCACCGCCCGCATCGGCCCCGTTGATCGAGGGGCAGGACTACGAAGTGATTCCGGACGGCAAGCCGTTCGCACCCGCCAAGGGCAAGATCGAAGTCGTCGAGGTCTTCGGCTACACCTGCATCCACTGCGCCCACCTGGAGCCCACGCTCGCCGCATGGAAGAAGAAGCTGCCGCGCGACGTGCAGCTGACGCCCGTCCCGGCTGCGTTCGGTGGCTACTGGATTCCGTATGCGCGCGCCTTCTATGCCGCGCAGCAGCTCGGCGTGCAGGAGCGCACCCACCAGGCGGTGTTCGATGCCCTGCACAAGACCGGCAACCTGCCCATCCAGAACGCATCCGCCGAGGAAATCGCCGGGTTCTATGCCAGCCAGGGCGTGGACCGCGCGAAGTTCATTGCCGCGCTGCGCGGCCCGGTCGTCGACCAACAACTGGCCAAGGCACGGGACTGGGTGGCCGCCGCCGGCGTGGAAGGCACGCCGACGATCATCGTCAACGGCAAGTACCGCGTCACCGGTGGCGGCAACTACAGCGACAGGCTGAAGATCGCCGACCGGCTCGTCGCCCGGGAACGCGGCCGCAAGTGA
- a CDS encoding c-type cytochrome, producing the protein MRHARVMGLAGLAVLAVGAVAFAQTTVVPVPDNAPVETAPLDINLAKTTWGDAKAGQTKAAACAACHGADGNPSDPQYPRIAGQSERYIAHQLALFASGERNTGMAAVMAPFAQTLNAQDMRDVGAYFATQKSGAGLADDSIVAEGPYKDMKFYEVGQQLYRNGDAARGVPACMACHGPTGAGNPGPAYPHIGGQMQDYTVRRLQEYKAGTTTLKDPTLHNIMAQVAAPLTEQEIQALASYLQGLHARADDVAAAKAGSK; encoded by the coding sequence ATGCGCCACGCTCGCGTTATGGGACTTGCCGGACTGGCCGTATTGGCCGTGGGCGCAGTCGCTTTTGCACAGACCACCGTGGTTCCGGTGCCGGACAATGCACCGGTCGAGACCGCGCCGCTGGACATCAACCTCGCCAAGACCACCTGGGGCGATGCCAAGGCCGGCCAGACCAAGGCGGCCGCCTGCGCGGCCTGCCACGGCGCCGACGGCAACCCCAGCGATCCGCAGTACCCGCGCATCGCCGGCCAGAGCGAGCGCTACATCGCGCACCAGCTCGCGCTGTTCGCCTCGGGCGAGCGCAACACCGGCATGGCGGCCGTGATGGCCCCGTTCGCCCAGACCCTCAATGCGCAGGACATGCGCGATGTCGGCGCGTATTTCGCCACCCAGAAGTCGGGCGCCGGCCTGGCCGACGACAGCATCGTCGCCGAGGGTCCCTACAAGGACATGAAGTTCTACGAAGTGGGCCAGCAGCTGTACCGCAACGGCGACGCCGCGCGCGGCGTGCCAGCGTGCATGGCGTGCCACGGCCCCACCGGCGCCGGCAATCCCGGCCCGGCCTACCCGCACATCGGCGGCCAGATGCAGGACTACACCGTGCGTCGCCTGCAGGAATACAAGGCCGGCACCACCACGCTGAAGGACCCGACCCTGCACAACATCATGGCGCAGGTCGCCGCGCCGCTGACCGAGCAGGAAATCCAGGCGCTGGCCAGCTACCTGCAAGGCCTGCATGCGCGCGCCGACGACGTGGCCGCCGCCAAGGCCGGCAGCAAGTAA
- the yihA gene encoding ribosome biogenesis GTP-binding protein YihA/YsxC, with product MSNPLNSATYLLSAHTPRQLPEDGGFEVAFAGRSNAGKSSALNALVNHNRLARVSKTPGRTQQLVFFQVQPERYLVDLPGYGYAKVPQDLQAHWQAFIDRYFRTREALKGLVVVMDIRHPLKDYDRQMLGYAVQRGLPAHALLTKADKLGRGQQGNALQAVKKELFSAFGDTVSVQTFSAESKQGVDEARMIVGNWLAV from the coding sequence ATGTCGAACCCCCTGAATTCCGCCACCTACCTGCTTTCCGCCCACACCCCGCGCCAACTGCCGGAAGATGGTGGATTCGAAGTGGCCTTCGCCGGCCGCTCCAATGCCGGCAAGTCCAGCGCCCTCAATGCGCTGGTCAACCACAACCGCCTGGCGCGGGTCTCCAAGACCCCCGGCCGCACCCAGCAGCTGGTGTTCTTCCAGGTCCAGCCGGAACGCTATCTGGTGGATCTTCCGGGCTACGGTTACGCCAAGGTGCCGCAGGATCTCCAGGCGCACTGGCAGGCCTTCATCGACCGCTACTTCCGCACCCGCGAAGCGCTCAAGGGCCTGGTGGTGGTGATGGACATCCGCCATCCGCTGAAGGACTACGACCGCCAGATGCTGGGCTATGCCGTCCAGCGCGGACTGCCGGCCCACGCGTTGCTGACCAAGGCCGACAAGCTGGGCCGTGGCCAGCAGGGCAACGCATTGCAGGCGGTGAAGAAGGAGCTGTTCTCCGCCTTCGGCGATACCGTCAGCGTGCAGACCTTCTCGGCCGAGTCCAAGCAGGGCGTGGACGAGGCACGGATGATCGTGGGCAACTGGCTGGCGGTATAG
- a CDS encoding VIT family protein: MPSHPRSPQARHRERHRTDRVGWLRASVLGINDGIVSVAGLVVGVAASGATPSTILLTGVAGTVAGAMSMAAGEYVSVQSQADTEAADLAVETRELRDTPESELLELAQIYVQRGLSPTLARQVAEQLTAHDALEAHARDELGITEALRARPVQAAIASAGAFTVGALLPIATTLLAPAGDVAMVTTVATLVGLVLSGALAARVGGAPMLRGALRVGFWGAMAMGAAALVGRLFHVAV; encoded by the coding sequence ATGCCCTCGCATCCCCGCTCGCCCCAGGCCCGCCATCGCGAACGTCATCGCACCGATCGCGTGGGCTGGTTGCGCGCCTCTGTGCTGGGCATCAACGACGGCATCGTGTCGGTCGCCGGCCTGGTGGTAGGCGTGGCCGCGAGTGGCGCGACACCTTCTACGATCCTGCTGACCGGCGTGGCCGGCACGGTGGCGGGCGCCATGTCGATGGCCGCAGGCGAATACGTCTCCGTGCAGTCGCAGGCCGATACCGAGGCAGCCGACCTCGCGGTGGAGACCCGCGAGTTGCGGGACACGCCGGAGAGCGAGTTGCTGGAACTGGCCCAGATCTACGTGCAGCGCGGCCTGTCGCCCACGCTTGCGCGCCAGGTGGCGGAACAGCTGACCGCGCACGATGCGCTGGAAGCCCATGCGCGCGACGAGCTCGGCATCACCGAGGCCCTGCGTGCCCGCCCGGTACAGGCGGCGATCGCTTCGGCGGGTGCGTTCACGGTGGGCGCACTGCTGCCGATTGCGACCACGCTATTGGCGCCCGCTGGAGACGTCGCCATGGTGACGACCGTGGCGACCCTGGTGGGGCTGGTGCTGTCGGGGGCGCTTGCGGCCCGGGTCGGCGGCGCACCGATGCTGCGCGGCGCGCTGCGGGTCGGCTTCTGGGGTGCCATGGCGATGGGCGCGGCGGCGCTGGTGGGCCGCCTGTTCCATGTCGCCGTGTGA